A window of Tautonia marina contains these coding sequences:
- a CDS encoding Gfo/Idh/MocA family protein: MSTTPDTPIQPLRWGILGCARITRQGLVPGINASQFGTVQALGSRNEGLARSWAEEFGIPASYGSYQGVLDDPNVDAVYIPLPNELHLPWVLRAADAGKHVLCEKPMALNADEAEQMVEHCRSRKVMLMEAFMWRHQPRTKALLDLVRNGELGTLRFVRSSFSFSIDPTDWRTDPARGGGALWDVGCYGVSTCRLYAGAEPVAIQSVKRIGPSGVDLSLAAQLVFPNGVIGLVDCSFEAPFRCEYELVGTKGSIKVLEAYLPPAEPIALRFDSGSNIHGTVPETLTFEGTDQYACMVDSFARSVGAGSLQGPSEDGLLQMQTLDRIQSAALLVTGSSGL, from the coding sequence ATGTCCACCACTCCCGACACTCCTATCCAACCGCTCCGCTGGGGCATTCTCGGCTGTGCCCGGATCACCCGCCAGGGGCTGGTGCCGGGCATCAACGCCTCGCAGTTCGGCACCGTGCAGGCGCTCGGCAGTCGGAACGAGGGGCTGGCGCGCTCGTGGGCCGAGGAGTTCGGGATTCCGGCCTCTTACGGATCGTATCAAGGCGTGCTCGATGACCCGAACGTCGATGCCGTGTACATCCCCCTGCCCAACGAGCTGCACTTGCCCTGGGTCTTGCGCGCGGCCGACGCCGGCAAGCACGTCCTCTGCGAGAAGCCAATGGCCCTCAACGCGGACGAGGCGGAGCAGATGGTCGAGCATTGCCGATCGCGCAAGGTGATGCTCATGGAAGCCTTCATGTGGCGGCACCAGCCTCGCACGAAGGCCCTGCTCGATCTCGTCCGCAACGGGGAGCTGGGCACCCTGCGGTTCGTGCGGTCGTCGTTCTCGTTCTCGATCGACCCGACCGACTGGCGGACCGATCCTGCGAGGGGAGGGGGGGCGCTCTGGGATGTCGGCTGCTACGGCGTAAGCACCTGCCGCCTCTATGCCGGGGCCGAGCCAGTCGCCATCCAGTCGGTCAAGCGGATCGGGCCGTCGGGCGTTGATCTCAGCCTGGCGGCGCAGTTGGTCTTCCCGAACGGGGTGATCGGCCTGGTCGATTGCAGCTTCGAGGCCCCGTTCCGTTGCGAATATGAACTGGTGGGCACGAAGGGATCGATTAAAGTTCTCGAAGCCTACCTGCCGCCTGCGGAGCCGATCGCGCTGCGGTTCGATTCGGGCTCGAACATTCACGGCACCGTGCCCGAAACCCTCACCTTCGAGGGGACCGATCAATACGCCTGCATGGTTGATTCGTTCGCCCGATCCGTCGGGGCCGGATCGCTCCAAGGCCCTTCCGAAGACGGCCTGCTCCAGATGCAAACGCTTGACCGCATTCAGTCGGCCGCCCTGCTCGTGACCGGATCGAGCGGTTTGTGA
- the asnS gene encoding asparagine--tRNA ligase: MPTSSTAIRSLLAGDVSTGSTVTLAGWIRTRRDSKAGLSFLQVHDGSCFDPVQVVAEATLPNYAEEIAHLTTGCAVVVEGTLVPSQGKGQTVEVKADRVEVVGTVDDPDTYPVSAKRHTFEFLRTVAHLRPRTNTFGAIARVRHTLSMAVHRYFHEHGFFWVHTPIITASDAEGAGAMFRVSTLDLANLPRAEGGGIDFGEDFFGKPSFLTVSGQLNVEAYCLALSKVYTFGPTFRAENSNTTRHLAEFWMIEPEIAFADLAANADLAEDFLKSIFRTLLDERADDMRFFAERIDKDCINRVEAFISSSFERMDYTDAITALEAAIAKGKKFEFPVQWGIDLQSEHERYLTEELVGRPVVVMNYPKDIKAFYMRLNDDGRTVAAMDVLAPGIGEIIGGSQREERLEVLDARLAEHHLDPAAYSWYRDLRRYGTVPHAGFGLGFERTIQYVTGMANIRDVIPFPRTPGNADF, translated from the coding sequence ATGCCCACTTCCTCGACTGCGATCCGAAGCCTCCTGGCCGGCGATGTCTCGACCGGCTCGACCGTGACCCTCGCCGGTTGGATTCGGACCCGGCGCGACTCGAAGGCGGGCCTGTCGTTCCTTCAGGTGCACGACGGTTCGTGCTTCGACCCGGTGCAGGTCGTGGCCGAGGCCACCTTGCCCAACTACGCCGAGGAAATTGCCCACCTGACCACCGGATGCGCCGTGGTGGTCGAGGGAACGCTGGTGCCGTCGCAAGGGAAGGGACAGACGGTTGAGGTGAAGGCCGATCGGGTCGAGGTCGTCGGCACGGTGGACGACCCGGACACCTACCCCGTCTCGGCCAAGCGGCATACGTTCGAGTTCCTCCGCACGGTCGCCCACCTGCGGCCGAGGACGAACACCTTCGGGGCGATTGCTCGGGTCCGGCACACGCTGTCGATGGCCGTGCATCGCTACTTTCATGAGCACGGGTTTTTCTGGGTTCACACGCCGATCATCACCGCCAGCGACGCCGAGGGGGCCGGGGCGATGTTCCGGGTCTCGACGCTCGACCTGGCCAATCTGCCCCGGGCCGAGGGGGGCGGCATCGACTTTGGCGAGGACTTCTTCGGCAAACCAAGCTTTCTGACCGTCTCGGGCCAGCTCAATGTCGAGGCGTATTGCCTGGCGTTGAGCAAGGTCTACACCTTCGGCCCGACATTCCGCGCCGAGAACTCGAACACAACGAGACACCTGGCCGAGTTCTGGATGATCGAGCCGGAGATCGCCTTTGCCGATTTGGCCGCCAACGCCGATCTGGCCGAGGATTTCCTCAAGTCGATCTTCCGGACCTTGCTCGACGAACGGGCCGACGACATGCGGTTCTTCGCGGAACGGATCGACAAGGATTGCATCAATCGGGTGGAGGCGTTCATCAGCTCCAGCTTCGAGCGCATGGATTACACCGATGCGATTACCGCGCTCGAAGCGGCCATCGCCAAGGGGAAGAAATTCGAGTTCCCGGTTCAGTGGGGGATCGACCTCCAGTCGGAACACGAACGCTACCTGACCGAAGAACTGGTCGGCCGCCCAGTCGTCGTCATGAATTACCCGAAGGACATCAAGGCCTTCTACATGCGATTGAACGACGACGGCCGCACCGTGGCCGCGATGGACGTGCTTGCCCCCGGCATCGGCGAGATCATCGGCGGCAGTCAGCGCGAGGAGCGGTTGGAGGTGCTCGACGCCCGACTGGCCGAGCATCACCTCGACCCCGCCGCCTACTCGTGGTATCGCGACCTGCGCCGCTACGGCACCGTCCCGCACGCGGGGTTCGGTCTCGGTTTTGAGCGGACCATTCAGTACGTGACGGGCATGGCCAACATCCGGGATGTCATCCCCTTCCCCCGGACCCCCGGCAACGCCGATTTCTGA
- a CDS encoding multicopper oxidase domain-containing protein, giving the protein MRRGTHRRRASGRVRRFELLELEPRALMTAILVPGQSDGPLHQPPEIRSVDGVLRAEATITRAGMPGSGRPVLWGGEPIFSNPNLTPEIPPQSPRPNANFAAGYQFTTADGVVLPPQFPAPTLRIEPGDVLDLTLHNALGDDPPDPPPPAVTYITNLHAHGFLVSPLGDGDNVYRQMLPGGSYRTRIEVPTTQQAGVNWYHTHQHGSTADQVYGGLAGFFQVGDALDPWPDLVGNYDERLLGLTLVNVAIDPQTGERMPANLGYTKRQQPPYGQDWQKLINGQFNPEITLRPGETEIWTFSSIGRNGFYNLGIVDANGENGWAGTVISHDGNSHDLIPRPVSLALPTPYLVEGPTFVAPGARLTMAVTAPQEPGTYYLVDNLAPNINPLDTFFALATIQVEGDPVTEPPPVFSPVGTIPEVYHLPPDHQRTFTFDIEGNVFTINGSAFPDGPIVSIQAGQVEEWTLVNASGVDHPFHIHQTDFAVISINGEPVSFDGSGTYPYVSERDTITIPANGEVVIRWRVTPHLGKYVFHCHILTHEDAGMMMSVLAGPNEDQRRIALGAARGGGGSVLVQDGNGERVGVVNPLPRGWTGGVATAVGDLTSDLVQDIVTAPNAFGGGGWIVAYDGQDLRPILRFRPFPESPRAGMNLAVGDLDRDGRAEIVAARIGPGPSLVRIFDADGTLRRELVGTLPGQFPRGVTIASADFNGDNYDDLAIGAGLGRAPLVVGLDGYSLGGDPHTVPVRLFEFNAPGNTWSGVQVAGGYYDPRTRPGLLANLITTPILGPDAGQVTVWNVARSLGSYHGMSASHASGSHDASMRPAPDALATFRPLGRRPALGLRLQVSRLGSLGLDALVAWLRPHFPTYVNIDDQGTIRDLHPPRS; this is encoded by the coding sequence ATGCGACGAGGGACGCATCGAAGGCGGGCTTCCGGGCGGGTCCGGCGGTTCGAGTTGCTCGAACTGGAGCCGAGAGCCTTGATGACGGCGATCCTGGTGCCGGGGCAGTCGGATGGACCGCTGCATCAGCCTCCTGAGATCCGGAGCGTCGACGGCGTCCTTCGCGCCGAGGCGACGATCACCCGGGCGGGTATGCCCGGCTCGGGTCGGCCGGTGCTCTGGGGGGGCGAGCCGATCTTCTCCAACCCGAACCTCACGCCCGAGATCCCGCCCCAGTCTCCCCGGCCGAACGCCAACTTTGCGGCAGGCTATCAGTTCACCACGGCCGACGGCGTCGTCTTGCCGCCGCAGTTCCCGGCCCCGACCCTCCGCATCGAGCCGGGCGACGTGCTCGACCTGACCTTGCACAACGCCCTCGGTGACGACCCGCCGGACCCCCCGCCGCCGGCCGTCACCTATATCACGAATCTGCATGCGCACGGATTCCTTGTCAGCCCGCTCGGCGACGGCGACAACGTCTACCGCCAGATGCTCCCCGGCGGCAGCTACCGGACCCGGATCGAGGTGCCGACCACCCAGCAAGCGGGGGTCAACTGGTACCACACCCACCAGCACGGCTCGACCGCCGACCAGGTCTACGGCGGCCTCGCCGGGTTTTTCCAGGTCGGCGACGCCCTCGACCCCTGGCCGGATCTGGTCGGCAACTACGATGAGCGCCTGCTCGGCCTGACCCTGGTCAACGTCGCCATCGACCCCCAGACCGGCGAGCGGATGCCCGCGAACCTCGGCTACACCAAGCGGCAACAGCCCCCCTACGGCCAGGACTGGCAGAAACTGATCAACGGCCAGTTCAACCCCGAGATCACTCTCCGCCCCGGCGAGACGGAAATCTGGACCTTCTCCTCGATCGGCCGCAACGGCTTCTACAACCTCGGGATCGTCGATGCCAACGGCGAGAACGGCTGGGCCGGCACCGTGATCTCGCACGACGGCAACAGCCACGACCTCATCCCCCGCCCCGTTTCGCTCGCCTTGCCAACCCCGTACCTCGTCGAAGGCCCCACCTTCGTCGCCCCTGGCGCCCGCCTCACGATGGCCGTGACCGCCCCCCAGGAACCGGGCACTTACTACCTCGTCGACAACCTCGCCCCGAACATCAACCCGCTCGACACCTTCTTCGCCCTCGCCACTATTCAGGTCGAGGGCGACCCCGTCACCGAGCCCCCGCCTGTCTTCTCGCCGGTCGGCACCATCCCCGAGGTCTACCACCTCCCCCCCGACCATCAACGCACTTTCACTTTCGACATCGAAGGGAACGTCTTCACGATCAACGGCTCCGCCTTCCCCGACGGCCCGATCGTCTCGATCCAGGCCGGGCAGGTCGAGGAGTGGACCCTCGTCAACGCCTCGGGCGTCGATCATCCCTTCCACATCCATCAGACCGACTTCGCGGTCATCTCCATCAATGGCGAGCCCGTCTCCTTCGATGGTTCGGGCACTTATCCCTACGTCTCTGAGCGCGACACCATCACCATCCCCGCCAACGGCGAGGTCGTCATCCGCTGGCGGGTCACGCCCCACCTGGGCAAATATGTCTTCCACTGCCACATCCTTACGCACGAAGACGCCGGGATGATGATGTCTGTCCTCGCCGGCCCGAACGAAGACCAGCGCCGGATTGCCCTCGGTGCCGCTCGCGGCGGCGGTGGATCGGTCCTCGTCCAGGACGGCAACGGCGAGCGCGTCGGCGTCGTCAACCCCCTGCCCCGAGGCTGGACCGGCGGGGTGGCCACCGCCGTCGGCGACCTGACCAGCGACCTCGTCCAGGACATCGTCACCGCCCCGAACGCCTTCGGCGGCGGCGGTTGGATCGTCGCCTACGATGGCCAGGACCTCCGCCCGATCCTCCGCTTCCGCCCCTTCCCCGAATCGCCCCGCGCCGGCATGAACCTGGCGGTCGGCGACCTCGACCGCGACGGACGCGCCGAGATCGTCGCGGCCCGCATCGGCCCCGGGCCGAGCCTTGTCCGCATCTTCGACGCCGACGGCACCCTCCGCCGCGAACTCGTCGGCACGCTCCCCGGTCAGTTCCCCCGAGGGGTCACCATCGCCTCGGCCGATTTCAACGGCGACAATTATGACGACCTGGCGATCGGCGCCGGCCTCGGCCGCGCCCCCCTGGTCGTCGGCCTCGACGGCTACTCCCTCGGCGGCGATCCCCACACCGTTCCGGTTCGCCTCTTCGAGTTCAATGCCCCCGGCAATACCTGGTCTGGCGTGCAAGTCGCCGGCGGCTACTACGACCCGAGGACCCGCCCCGGCCTGCTGGCGAACCTCATCACCACGCCGATCCTCGGCCCCGATGCCGGCCAGGTGACCGTCTGGAATGTCGCCCGCAGCCTTGGCTCGTACCACGGCATGAGCGCTTCCCACGCTTCAGGATCTCATGACGCCTCGATGCGCCCCGCTCCCGACGCGCTCGCCACCTTCCGCCCCCTCGGCCGACGTCCCGCGCTCGGCCTCCGGCTCCAGGTCAGCCGCCTCGGTTCGCTCGGGCTCGATGCCCTCGTCGCCTGGCTCCGCCCCCATTTTCCGACTTACGTCAACATCGACGACCAGGGGACGATTCGCGACCTTCACCCCCCGCGCTCCTGA
- a CDS encoding glycosyltransferase family 2 protein — MSPIRPDPSHRPGGSTHLPTVSAGAAGQGPSATISLSIVVPARNEAEALPTLFDEIAQAFRPLVGRSPDDGHRLDGFEIILVDDASTDETPEVLTRLSVRYPELRSIRMASNVGQSAAIVAGFREARGAYVATLDADLQNDPGDLARFWDLLPGFDAVLGWRRKREDVWTKRQISRWANRVRNAVLGQSIRDTGCSVRIFPRAVALRLPMFQGSHRFFGPLLLREGCAIRQEPVGHRPRPHGQSHYSLRNRSIRVIVDLFGVAWLMRRPVRFEVASTSSQPPQPAAPSQANLARQEA; from the coding sequence ATGTCGCCGATCAGGCCCGACCCGTCGCACCGCCCCGGGGGATCCACCCACCTGCCGACCGTCTCGGCCGGAGCCGCAGGGCAGGGGCCTTCGGCGACGATCAGCCTCTCGATCGTTGTCCCGGCCCGAAACGAGGCCGAGGCGCTCCCGACCCTGTTCGACGAGATCGCCCAGGCCTTCCGGCCGCTCGTCGGCCGATCGCCCGACGACGGCCATCGGCTCGACGGCTTCGAGATCATCCTCGTCGACGACGCCTCGACCGACGAAACGCCGGAAGTTCTGACCCGGCTTTCCGTTCGGTATCCTGAGCTGCGGTCGATTCGCATGGCCTCGAACGTGGGCCAGTCGGCGGCCATCGTCGCCGGATTCCGCGAGGCGAGGGGGGCGTATGTCGCCACGCTCGACGCCGACCTTCAGAATGATCCGGGGGACCTGGCCCGCTTCTGGGACCTCCTGCCCGGCTTCGATGCCGTTCTTGGCTGGCGTCGCAAACGTGAGGACGTCTGGACAAAACGCCAGATTAGCCGATGGGCCAACCGGGTCCGTAACGCCGTGCTCGGCCAGTCAATCCGCGATACCGGCTGCTCGGTCCGGATTTTTCCCCGAGCCGTCGCCCTCCGCCTGCCGATGTTTCAGGGGTCGCACCGATTTTTCGGCCCGCTCCTGCTTCGAGAGGGCTGCGCGATCCGGCAAGAGCCGGTCGGGCACCGTCCGAGGCCGCACGGGCAATCGCATTATTCCTTGCGCAATCGGTCGATCCGGGTGATTGTCGACTTGTTCGGAGTGGCCTGGCTGATGCGCCGGCCGGTACGGTTCGAGGTGGCCTCGACGTCGTCGCAGCCCCCGCAGCCCGCCGCCCCATCTCAGGCGAACTTGGCCAGGCAGGAGGCTTGA
- a CDS encoding Gfo/Idh/MocA family protein produces the protein MSIRSSLSRRRFLQRAAAVSAAPWIVPQSVFGRNGSAPSERIRLGFIGMGKQSQYHLRWFLGQDDVQVLAVCDVDTTRRDDAKAKVDAKYENSDCASYNDDRELIARDDIDAVVICTPDHWHAITILEACKAGKDIYCEKPLTLTIHEAKACIDAVKAHDIVFQTGSQQRSSPEFRKACEVVRNGMIGDIKKVLVDVGGPSHWCDLGEEPLEPGLDWDRWLGPAPKRPYHEVLSPRGVHDHYPNWRAFREYSGGGMTDWGAHHFDIAQWGLGMDHSGPSEVILPDDPSADRGVTFLYPGGIEVIHGPGGGVTFIGTEGEVFVNRGQWRTTPESLKEADIPADGVHLYDSPGHQRDWLNCIRERRQPICDVEVGARSVTVCHLGNLAYWHRRSLRWDPSSWSFLDDTDPSLLDIDRREPYLLPTL, from the coding sequence ATGTCGATTCGATCTTCGCTCTCGCGTCGCCGATTCCTCCAGCGGGCCGCCGCCGTTTCCGCGGCGCCCTGGATCGTGCCTCAATCCGTCTTCGGCCGAAACGGCTCGGCCCCCAGCGAGCGGATTCGCCTTGGCTTCATCGGCATGGGCAAGCAGAGCCAGTACCACCTTCGTTGGTTCCTTGGCCAGGATGACGTGCAGGTGCTCGCCGTCTGTGACGTTGACACCACTCGCCGCGACGACGCCAAGGCGAAGGTCGATGCGAAGTACGAGAACTCCGACTGCGCCTCGTACAACGACGACCGCGAGCTGATCGCCCGAGACGACATCGACGCTGTCGTCATCTGCACCCCCGACCACTGGCACGCCATCACCATCCTCGAGGCCTGCAAGGCCGGCAAGGACATTTACTGCGAGAAGCCGCTGACCCTCACCATCCACGAGGCAAAAGCCTGCATCGACGCCGTCAAGGCCCACGACATCGTCTTCCAGACCGGCAGCCAGCAGCGCTCCAGCCCCGAGTTCCGCAAGGCCTGCGAGGTCGTCCGCAACGGCATGATCGGCGACATCAAGAAAGTCCTTGTCGATGTCGGCGGCCCGAGCCACTGGTGCGACCTCGGTGAGGAACCGCTCGAACCCGGCCTCGACTGGGACCGCTGGCTCGGCCCTGCCCCCAAGCGCCCCTACCACGAGGTCCTCAGCCCCCGAGGCGTCCACGACCACTACCCCAACTGGCGGGCCTTCCGCGAATACTCCGGCGGCGGCATGACCGACTGGGGCGCCCACCACTTCGACATCGCCCAGTGGGGCCTCGGCATGGACCACTCCGGCCCCTCCGAGGTCATCCTGCCCGACGACCCCAGCGCCGACCGCGGCGTCACCTTCCTCTACCCCGGCGGCATCGAGGTCATCCACGGCCCCGGCGGCGGCGTCACCTTCATCGGCACCGAGGGGGAGGTCTTCGTCAATCGCGGCCAGTGGCGCACCACCCCCGAGTCCCTCAAGGAGGCCGACATCCCCGCCGACGGCGTCCACCTCTACGACTCTCCCGGCCACCAGCGCGACTGGCTCAATTGCATCCGCGAGCGTCGCCAGCCCATCTGCGACGTCGAGGTCGGCGCCCGATCCGTCACCGTCTGCCACCTCGGCAACCTCGCCTACTGGCACCGCCGCTCCCTCCGCTGGGACCCCTCCTCCTGGTCCTTCCTCGACGACACCGACCCCTCCCTGCTCGACATCGACCGCCGCGAGCCCTACCTCCTGCCCACCCTCTGA
- a CDS encoding lipid-A-disaccharide synthase N-terminal domain-containing protein yields MSWFEAYSSTDAIWLGVGFAGQLAFTSRFLVQWVASERRRDSVVPIAFWWFSLAGGLTLLSYAIHKKDPVIVVGQAVGVLIYTRNLYLIAQARRDRTSTSSSSLPADGSRSADVRAHAAAPPPVPNASRIESSLPVDRAA; encoded by the coding sequence ATGTCGTGGTTCGAGGCGTACAGCTCGACCGATGCAATCTGGCTCGGCGTCGGCTTCGCCGGCCAGCTTGCCTTTACCTCGCGGTTCCTGGTGCAGTGGGTCGCCTCCGAACGCCGGAGAGACTCGGTCGTGCCCATCGCCTTCTGGTGGTTCAGCCTCGCCGGCGGCCTGACGCTGCTTTCCTACGCCATTCACAAGAAAGACCCGGTGATCGTCGTCGGCCAGGCGGTCGGCGTCCTGATCTACACCCGCAACCTGTACCTGATCGCCCAGGCCCGGCGCGATCGGACTTCCACCTCCTCGTCATCGCTGCCGGCCGACGGGAGCCGCTCGGCCGACGTCCGCGCCCACGCAGCGGCCCCCCCTCCCGTTCCCAATGCCTCCCGAATCGAATCTTCGCTGCCGGTCGATCGGGCCGCCTGA
- a CDS encoding DUF1559 domain-containing protein, translating into MKRSHSRGFTLIELLVVIAIIGVLIALLLPAVQSAREAARRAQCSNNLKQIGLALHNYESTHGCFAPWSINPSPIDSWGWTPSGHLALLQFIEQGTMYAAYNAGAVHPNAQGNLFYAMNTTVFNTQIGTFACPSDGRMVNVSQANYVGNLGGPHAVRGYNGVFGPTRQAWPEDARGAGIVTISKIVDGTSNTAAFSEKLTAHSGVGSVNAGNNNPNDFLRVWFRTGLSQGRGNDVRNPDAVLAMINACKNLPITTTATGNAHEPSGWFRVYPAYSNYGGYQHTGAPNSRNCGNNDWVTWGQDMWGTSNATSLHPGGVNVCMADGSVRFVKDTVNLPTWWALGTINGGEVISADQF; encoded by the coding sequence ATGAAGCGTTCGCACTCTCGCGGCTTCACGCTGATCGAACTGCTGGTAGTGATCGCGATTATCGGGGTACTCATCGCACTGTTGCTTCCGGCCGTACAGTCGGCTCGTGAGGCGGCCCGTCGGGCGCAGTGCTCGAATAACCTGAAGCAGATCGGCCTGGCGCTGCACAACTACGAAAGTACCCACGGTTGCTTTGCTCCGTGGTCGATCAACCCCTCGCCGATTGATAGCTGGGGTTGGACGCCGAGCGGCCACCTGGCGCTGCTCCAGTTCATTGAGCAGGGGACGATGTACGCGGCCTACAACGCCGGCGCGGTGCATCCGAATGCCCAGGGCAACCTGTTTTATGCAATGAACACGACGGTGTTCAACACGCAGATCGGCACGTTTGCCTGCCCGTCTGACGGACGGATGGTGAACGTCTCGCAGGCGAACTACGTGGGGAACCTGGGCGGCCCGCACGCGGTCCGCGGGTACAACGGCGTGTTCGGCCCGACCCGGCAGGCCTGGCCGGAAGACGCGCGGGGTGCGGGCATCGTGACGATCTCGAAGATCGTCGACGGCACCAGCAACACCGCCGCGTTCAGCGAGAAGCTGACGGCCCACTCGGGCGTCGGCAGCGTCAATGCCGGCAACAACAACCCGAACGATTTCCTCCGCGTCTGGTTCCGGACCGGCCTGAGCCAGGGCCGCGGCAATGACGTGCGGAATCCTGACGCCGTGCTGGCGATGATCAACGCCTGCAAGAACCTGCCCATCACCACGACGGCGACCGGCAATGCCCACGAGCCCTCGGGCTGGTTCCGGGTCTACCCGGCCTACTCGAACTACGGCGGCTACCAGCACACCGGCGCGCCGAACTCGCGGAACTGCGGCAACAACGACTGGGTGACCTGGGGCCAGGACATGTGGGGCACGTCGAACGCGACGAGCCTGCACCCGGGTGGCGTGAACGTCTGCATGGCAGACGGCTCGGTCCGGTTCGTCAAGGACACGGTCAACCTGCCGACCTGGTGGGCCCTCGGGACCATCAACGGCGGCGAAGTGATCAGCGCCGACCAGTTCTGA
- the trpC gene encoding indole-3-glycerol phosphate synthase TrpC, with product MPTILDEIVATKRREVAEAKRRMPLDELEIQASEAPPVRNFREALEGPGPIRLIAEVKKASPSAGVIRPDFDPVAIARTYQAHGADCLSVLTDVPYFQGHLSYLARVRASVAIPILRKDFLIDEYQVVEARMAGADAVLLIAEILDDAQLAALLSRTRSLGMTALVEIYEEANLDRVLAAGADLVGINNRDLTRFETDLEHTFRLRPRVPEGVLLVSESGIRGRSDVERLEAAGVDAILVGESLMRSPDIGRAVDELLGLPSTVPPGP from the coding sequence ATGCCCACCATCCTCGACGAGATTGTCGCCACCAAGCGCAGGGAGGTGGCCGAAGCGAAGCGGCGGATGCCGCTCGACGAGCTGGAAATCCAGGCGAGCGAGGCCCCTCCCGTGCGGAACTTCCGCGAGGCCCTCGAAGGCCCGGGGCCGATCCGCCTGATCGCCGAGGTGAAAAAAGCCAGCCCCTCGGCCGGCGTCATCCGCCCCGACTTCGACCCGGTCGCCATCGCCAGGACCTACCAGGCCCACGGGGCCGACTGCCTGAGCGTCCTGACCGATGTCCCGTATTTCCAGGGGCATCTGTCCTATCTCGCTCGCGTCCGGGCCTCGGTGGCAATCCCGATCCTGCGCAAGGACTTCCTGATCGACGAGTACCAGGTGGTCGAGGCCCGCATGGCCGGGGCCGACGCCGTCCTGCTCATCGCCGAGATCCTCGACGACGCCCAGCTCGCCGCTCTGCTCTCCCGGACCCGATCCCTCGGCATGACCGCCCTGGTCGAGATCTACGAGGAGGCGAACCTCGACCGCGTGCTGGCCGCCGGGGCCGACCTGGTCGGCATCAACAACCGCGACCTCACCCGATTCGAGACCGACCTGGAGCACACCTTCCGACTCCGCCCGAGGGTCCCCGAGGGGGTCCTCCTCGTCTCCGAGAGCGGCATCCGGGGCCGATCCGACGTCGAGCGCCTGGAAGCTGCCGGCGTCGATGCGATCCTCGTGGGAGAGTCCCTCATGCGATCCCCCGACATCGGCCGCGCCGTCGACGAGCTGCTCGGCCTGCCTTCGACCGTCCCGCCGGGGCCTTGA